Proteins from one Chroococcidiopsis sp. CCMEE 29 genomic window:
- the kaiB gene encoding circadian clock protein KaiB yields MNALKKTYILKLYVAGNTPNSIRALRTLKNILEQDFQGVYNLKVIDVVKNPQLAEEDKILATPTLAKVLPLPVRKVIGDLSDREKVLIGLNLLYEELSEEESWE; encoded by the coding sequence ATGAATGCGCTAAAAAAAACCTATATTCTCAAACTCTATGTTGCTGGCAACACGCCTAACTCAATAAGAGCATTGAGAACACTCAAAAATATCCTAGAACAGGATTTTCAAGGGGTTTATAACCTCAAAGTGATTGATGTAGTCAAAAATCCTCAACTAGCCGAGGAAGATAAAATTTTAGCTACCCCTACTTTAGCCAAAGTACTGCCTTTACCAGTTCGCAAAGTGATTGGCGATCTTTCTGACAGAGAAAAAGTGTTAATTGGATTAAATTTGCTTTACGAAGAACTGAGTGAAGAAGAAAGCTGGGAGTAG
- a CDS encoding alpha/beta hydrolase, translating into MQPQSPPDHPKPGRCAALPQKSSPMAQSDSTGKPQSGIRGKCKLAFLVTFLASLGVPWILSVVCCFLSLWIIIPAPTFSLLPVGIGAPEVSPWLVVMNVIALLLVALRLQSSWVYGVALGCSLLGLLLSLLPLLQFPTANACIAAAIEAEFGKEMLTAVPPISQVVRPHPFVWIDAFRGIELPEVRIDRGIPFATVDGVNLTLNLYRPSSIGLHPAIAVIYGGAWQTGTPANDETFSRYMAAQGYTVVTLDYRHAPQFRYPAQLEDVRTALSFIQTHAETLEIDHQRVALLGRSAGAHLASLAAYGQIPLPIRAVVNYYGPTNLTEGYNDPPVPDPIDTRTVLEAFLGGNPDQVPQLYQDASPVNHVQPNLPPSLLVYPGRDHLVLPKFGRQLYEKLQAAGNQAILLEIPWAEHAFDAVFNGVTNQLALYYTERFLAWALRELP; encoded by the coding sequence ATGCAGCCGCAATCGCCGCCTGACCATCCCAAACCTGGTCGCTGTGCCGCTTTACCCCAAAAATCTTCGCCAATGGCTCAATCTGACTCTACAGGCAAACCCCAATCTGGTATCCGAGGAAAGTGTAAATTAGCTTTCCTGGTAACATTCCTGGCTTCCCTTGGAGTTCCCTGGATTTTGAGCGTTGTGTGCTGCTTTCTCAGCCTGTGGATTATCATTCCGGCTCCCACTTTTTCCTTGCTACCCGTGGGAATTGGTGCGCCGGAGGTGAGTCCCTGGCTAGTCGTGATGAATGTGATCGCCCTGCTGCTTGTAGCGCTGCGACTCCAGTCGAGTTGGGTCTATGGAGTTGCATTGGGCTGTAGTTTGCTGGGTCTGCTGCTCAGCCTGCTGCCCCTGCTTCAGTTCCCTACTGCCAATGCTTGTATTGCCGCAGCCATAGAAGCCGAATTTGGGAAAGAGATGCTGACGGCGGTTCCTCCCATTTCCCAAGTGGTGCGCCCCCATCCGTTTGTTTGGATAGATGCGTTTCGGGGCATTGAGCTGCCAGAAGTCCGGATTGATCGGGGCATTCCGTTTGCTACCGTGGACGGGGTGAATTTGACCCTCAATCTCTATCGTCCCTCCTCTATTGGACTGCATCCAGCGATCGCAGTGATCTACGGGGGAGCCTGGCAAACCGGTACACCCGCTAACGATGAAACCTTTAGCCGCTATATGGCAGCCCAGGGCTATACGGTGGTGACCCTGGATTACCGCCATGCACCGCAGTTTCGTTATCCAGCACAGCTCGAAGATGTGCGAACGGCGCTGTCCTTCATTCAAACCCATGCTGAAACGCTGGAGATCGATCACCAGCGCGTTGCCCTGCTAGGGCGATCAGCGGGAGCGCATCTAGCCTCTCTGGCAGCTTATGGGCAAATTCCCCTACCGATCCGAGCAGTGGTGAACTACTACGGTCCGACCAACCTGACGGAAGGCTATAACGACCCCCCCGTGCCAGACCCGATCGACACGCGCACTGTTCTGGAAGCCTTTCTGGGAGGCAACCCCGATCAAGTGCCGCAGCTCTATCAAGACGCCTCACCCGTTAATCACGTTCAACCCAACTTGCCCCCATCGCTGCTTGTTTACCCAGGGCGCGATCACCTCGTGCTTCCCAAGTTTGGACGGCAGCTCTATGAGAAACTGCAAGCAGCAGGGAACCAGGCTATTCTGTTAGAAATCCCCTGGGCGGAGCATGCCTTTGATGCTGTCTTCAATGGTGTCACTAATCAGCTTGCCCTATACTACACGGAGCGATTTCTTGCTTGGGCGTTAAGGGAACTACCATGA
- a CDS encoding circadian clock protein KaiA — protein sequence MGGSYKQESQNLFQQMPLAKQRAFLQQLKSIYRQILLNYFTNDITGKQKIDTFINIVFGANVPVPQIIEIHMELIDEFSKQLKLEGRSDEVLLDYRLTLIDILAHLCETYRSSKQF from the coding sequence ATGGGTGGATCGTATAAACAAGAATCTCAAAACTTATTCCAACAAATGCCACTTGCTAAACAAAGGGCATTTTTGCAGCAATTGAAGTCGATTTACCGTCAGATACTTTTAAATTACTTTACTAACGACATAACAGGAAAACAAAAAATTGATACATTTATTAATATAGTTTTTGGAGCTAATGTACCTGTGCCTCAAATTATTGAAATCCATATGGAGTTAATTGATGAATTTTCCAAACAGCTTAAATTAGAAGGACGCAGTGATGAAGTATTACTAGATTACCGTCTAACATTAATTGATATCCTAGCTCACTTATGTGAAACTTATCGTTCTTCTAAACAATTTTAA
- a CDS encoding ScyD/ScyE family protein produces MSQTVETPQLSQIEVVASGLDSPRKLSFGPDGALYVAEAGRGGTGASIQSPSQPGAFLSYGATGAITRIQDGVAQRVVTGLPSLALPDESDAAGVNDIEFDSDGNAYAVVGLASNPANRDDLLQVPDFSQLIAIDNFDGGASWTRLTDFGAYEQTNNPDGQDVITNLYDLLIKDNKAYVLDAGANDLLSQRAFGGKPTLETVFPSRTMTEPLTGQAIVQQPVPTSVAVGPDDTLYVGELSGFPFQEGAAKVYRINAEGEAEVYTDGFTHISDLAFDDAGGLYVLEYDADGLLNGSDAGALIYLSPDGKTRTTIADDQLTNPTGLEIGTDGDIYVSNKGYVAGQGEVVRLSLEQETTFSPEPIFNQVKHYTTKIAADGDPADVYYPAVSTSTADQLPIALMLQGALVDKADYSNYAEEVASYGFVVVVPNTERTLTAPDGQTVTGLFSEQGQVNDVLDQMKVEDADPASPIFEIADTETLGLLGHSFGGAVGLGATQEEICIPGICSEDYTIPPELQAGIFYGTNFRDQQTEEFLPINNEDIPVGLIAGTLDSVTTFGEVASTYDQIQDSPKALIAIEGTNHYGITNADNLTREPNRPTLDQATATDAIGSWSGLFLRSHLLNDQDAFDYVYNTGGDLDPNVSVISQTPLY; encoded by the coding sequence ATGTCTCAAACAGTAGAAACACCGCAGCTATCCCAAATCGAGGTAGTAGCATCTGGTCTGGATAGTCCCCGTAAGCTGAGCTTTGGTCCTGATGGGGCACTTTACGTTGCCGAAGCCGGACGAGGAGGAACCGGCGCTAGTATTCAGTCTCCCAGTCAACCGGGCGCATTTTTGTCCTATGGCGCAACGGGTGCTATTACCCGCATTCAAGACGGGGTTGCCCAACGAGTAGTCACCGGACTGCCATCGTTGGCATTACCCGATGAATCAGATGCAGCAGGCGTGAATGACATTGAGTTTGATAGCGATGGCAACGCCTATGCGGTCGTCGGTCTTGCCAGCAATCCAGCTAATCGAGATGACCTGCTCCAAGTGCCTGATTTTAGCCAGTTGATCGCAATTGATAACTTTGATGGCGGTGCGTCCTGGACAAGACTGACGGATTTTGGTGCCTATGAGCAAACCAACAACCCCGATGGGCAAGATGTCATTACCAATCTCTATGACTTGCTAATCAAAGACAATAAAGCTTATGTCCTAGATGCAGGTGCCAATGATTTACTCAGTCAGCGAGCTTTTGGTGGCAAACCAACTCTAGAAACGGTCTTTCCATCTCGTACCATGACTGAGCCACTCACGGGTCAAGCAATAGTGCAACAGCCTGTCCCTACCTCAGTCGCCGTTGGTCCTGATGACACGCTCTATGTCGGCGAATTATCTGGGTTTCCGTTTCAAGAAGGGGCAGCAAAAGTTTATCGCATCAATGCAGAAGGTGAAGCGGAAGTCTATACAGACGGGTTTACGCATATCTCAGATCTCGCCTTTGATGATGCTGGTGGTTTATATGTGCTGGAATATGATGCAGATGGGCTCTTGAATGGCAGTGACGCAGGTGCGCTAATCTATCTGTCTCCAGATGGTAAAACTCGCACTACAATCGCAGATGATCAGTTAACGAATCCGACGGGATTAGAAATCGGTACTGACGGTGACATTTACGTTTCCAACAAAGGCTATGTTGCCGGACAAGGAGAGGTAGTGCGGTTGAGTTTAGAGCAGGAGACAACCTTTAGCCCTGAGCCGATTTTCAATCAAGTGAAGCACTACACCACCAAGATCGCAGCGGATGGCGATCCAGCGGATGTCTATTATCCAGCTGTGTCAACCTCAACTGCGGATCAACTACCAATCGCGCTGATGCTGCAAGGTGCTTTGGTGGATAAAGCCGACTATTCTAACTATGCAGAAGAAGTCGCCAGCTATGGATTTGTTGTCGTTGTTCCCAATACTGAACGGACGCTAACAGCACCCGATGGTCAAACGGTTACTGGTCTATTTTCTGAGCAAGGGCAAGTGAATGATGTGCTCGATCAGATGAAAGTAGAAGATGCTGATCCTGCTTCACCGATCTTTGAAATTGCTGATACTGAAACGCTAGGACTCCTGGGACACTCATTTGGCGGAGCCGTCGGATTAGGAGCAACGCAGGAAGAGATTTGTATCCCTGGGATTTGCTCGGAAGACTATACAATTCCGCCAGAGTTGCAGGCAGGTATTTTCTACGGCACTAACTTCCGCGATCAGCAAACTGAGGAATTTTTGCCAATCAATAATGAAGATATTCCCGTTGGCTTGATCGCAGGAACACTCGATAGTGTTACTACTTTTGGTGAAGTGGCATCAACCTATGACCAAATTCAAGATTCACCGAAAGCGCTGATTGCAATTGAAGGTACGAATCACTACGGCATTACCAACGCAGACAATTTGACCCGTGAGCCGAATCGACCCACGCTCGATCAAGCAACAGCAACAGATGCGATCGGAAGCTGGAGTGGATTGTTTTTGCGATCGCATCTTCTCAACGATCAAGACGCTTTTGATTATGTCTACAACACAGGCGGCGATCTTGATCCAAATGTGAGTGTGATTAGTCAAACTCCATTGTATTGA
- a CDS encoding iron-sulfur cluster assembly accessory protein, whose protein sequence is MSPATQAQQRGIQLSQAALQHILFLRDKQGEDLCLRVGVRQGGCSGMSYMMDFEDASKIRAEDEVFDYEGFKIVCDRKSMLYLYGLMLDYSNAMIGGGFQFTNPNASQTCGCGKSFGV, encoded by the coding sequence ATGTCACCAGCAACCCAGGCTCAACAACGAGGCATTCAACTCAGCCAAGCGGCTTTGCAGCACATTTTATTTTTACGCGACAAACAGGGTGAAGACTTGTGCCTCCGGGTAGGAGTGCGTCAAGGCGGGTGTTCTGGCATGTCTTACATGATGGATTTTGAAGATGCCAGTAAGATCCGAGCAGAGGATGAAGTTTTTGACTATGAGGGCTTCAAAATTGTCTGCGATCGCAAGAGTATGTTGTATCTTTATGGTCTAATGCTGGACTATAGCAATGCTATGATTGGCGGCGGGTTTCAATTTACTAACCCAAATGCCTCCCAAACTTGCGGCTGTGGCAAGTCTTTTGGTGTTTAA
- a CDS encoding NAD(P)-binding domain-containing protein: MIQSDRPRVVPQLIDRTDRHLILGAGFVGLGMAQALQAAGIAYDQVDASDQIGGNWYHGVYQTAHIISSRKVTQFTHFPMPADYPDFPSAAQMRDYLNTFAAHFNLRPAIELNCAVLEVRPIENNHWQVTFANGEQRIYKGVLLCNGHHWDKCFPQFQGEFNGEIIHSKDYKHPDQLRGKRVLVIGGGNSACDIAAEAARVGAKSVLSLRESVWFLPKTFAGTPITDLIGGWMPESLQRLLAYGIIRLTFGKHEDYGLAKPTYRIFEKHPTLNNEVPYYIQHGRIQPKPAVRQLKEDRVEFVDGSCEAFDLIVCATGFHVSYPFLPPALQRTEGAIVKCYGSCFLDDYKGIYYIGWGQARGGVGSLIAAYGPFFARCLKLQDEINIPLGLVLKEMGQQLPKTHLGDPHAAFRQLKFANLGFSWLTYKAHQVDRQYPNFQNPPLISIKNPHHFSNVSSTG, encoded by the coding sequence GTGATACAGAGCGATCGCCCCAGGGTAGTTCCTCAGTTAATTGATCGAACCGATCGACACTTGATCCTGGGAGCCGGATTTGTAGGGCTGGGGATGGCTCAGGCGCTCCAGGCAGCTGGGATTGCCTACGATCAGGTAGATGCTAGCGATCAAATTGGCGGCAACTGGTATCACGGCGTTTATCAAACGGCACACATTATTTCATCGCGCAAGGTTACCCAGTTTACGCACTTCCCCATGCCAGCCGATTATCCCGATTTCCCCAGCGCTGCACAAATGCGGGATTATCTGAATACCTTTGCCGCTCACTTTAATTTACGTCCCGCCATTGAACTGAACTGTGCAGTTCTAGAGGTACGACCGATCGAAAACAATCACTGGCAAGTTACCTTTGCCAATGGGGAACAGCGAATTTATAAAGGTGTATTACTCTGTAACGGGCATCACTGGGATAAATGCTTTCCGCAATTTCAAGGCGAATTTAATGGCGAGATCATTCATTCCAAAGATTACAAACATCCAGATCAACTCCGGGGGAAACGGGTGCTGGTGATAGGTGGCGGTAATTCAGCCTGTGATATTGCCGCAGAAGCTGCCCGTGTTGGGGCAAAGTCTGTGTTGAGTTTGCGGGAATCGGTCTGGTTTTTGCCCAAAACCTTTGCTGGAACGCCGATTACCGATTTGATTGGCGGATGGATGCCAGAATCGCTGCAACGTCTCCTTGCCTATGGCATCATTCGTCTAACCTTTGGCAAGCATGAGGACTACGGCTTAGCCAAACCCACTTACCGCATTTTTGAGAAACATCCCACCCTCAACAATGAAGTGCCCTATTACATTCAACATGGGCGAATTCAACCCAAACCAGCAGTACGACAACTTAAAGAGGATAGGGTCGAATTTGTTGATGGAAGCTGTGAAGCATTTGATTTGATTGTGTGTGCTACTGGATTTCATGTTTCCTATCCTTTTCTGCCGCCTGCCCTTCAGCGCACTGAGGGAGCAATCGTTAAATGCTATGGCAGCTGCTTTCTGGACGATTACAAGGGAATTTATTACATCGGTTGGGGACAGGCACGCGGTGGTGTTGGTTCTTTAATTGCAGCCTATGGTCCCTTTTTTGCTCGCTGTCTCAAACTCCAGGACGAGATTAATATACCATTGGGTCTGGTTCTGAAAGAGATGGGTCAGCAACTCCCAAAAACGCACCTTGGCGATCCTCATGCCGCCTTTCGACAACTCAAGTTCGCCAACTTGGGATTTAGCTGGCTCACCTACAAAGCGCATCAAGTTGATCGCCAATATCCTAATTTTCAGAACCCTCCTCTTATCTCTATCAAAAATCCACACCACTTTTCTAACGTGAGTTCGACGGGTTAA
- the zds gene encoding 9,9'-di-cis-zeta-carotene desaturase: protein MRVAIVGAGLAGLATAVDLADAGWEVEIFESRPFVGGKVGSWVDTDGNHVEMGLHVFFGNYYQLFELMKKVGAFDNLRLKEHIHNFINKGGRIGSLDFRFLTGAPFNGLKAFFTTSQLSLPDKVQNAIALGTSPIVRGLVDFEGAMKTIRNLDRISFADWFRRQGGSDGSIKRMWNPIAYALGFIDCENISARCMLTIFQMFAARTEASVLRMLEGSPYEYLHKPILEYLEARGVRIHTRRRVREIQYTVEDVATRVTGLVIAQGETEETITADAYVCACDVPGIQRLLPQAWRQWSEFDNIYKLDTVPVATVQLRFDGWVTELQDATARKQLAHAAGIDNLLYSADADFSCFADLALTSPADYYREGQGSLLQLVLTPGDPFIKESNEAIAQHVLQQVHELFPSSRELNMTWYNVVKLAQSLYREAPGMDPYRPPQKTPVANFFLAGSYTQQDYIDSMEGATLSGRRAAKAILENVDKINFRASAAVSR, encoded by the coding sequence ATGCGCGTTGCAATTGTCGGGGCGGGTCTAGCTGGGCTAGCAACGGCTGTAGATTTAGCTGATGCTGGTTGGGAAGTAGAAATCTTTGAGTCCCGTCCGTTTGTTGGCGGTAAAGTTGGTAGCTGGGTTGATACTGATGGCAACCATGTTGAGATGGGGTTGCATGTATTTTTTGGGAACTACTACCAGTTGTTTGAATTGATGAAAAAGGTGGGGGCGTTTGACAACCTACGCCTGAAGGAGCATATCCACAACTTTATCAATAAAGGAGGACGCATCGGCAGCTTAGATTTCCGCTTTCTGACGGGTGCACCATTTAATGGTTTGAAAGCATTTTTTACCACTTCTCAGCTATCGTTGCCTGATAAAGTGCAGAATGCGATCGCTCTTGGTACTAGCCCGATAGTTCGCGGGTTAGTTGACTTCGAGGGTGCAATGAAAACGATTCGCAACCTCGATCGCATTAGCTTTGCTGACTGGTTCCGCCGTCAGGGTGGGAGTGATGGTAGCATCAAGCGGATGTGGAACCCGATTGCTTATGCACTGGGCTTTATTGATTGTGAAAACATTTCTGCCCGTTGTATGCTAACTATCTTCCAGATGTTTGCTGCTAGAACCGAGGCATCAGTGCTGCGGATGCTGGAAGGTTCGCCCTATGAGTACCTACACAAGCCAATTCTGGAGTATCTAGAAGCAAGAGGAGTAAGGATTCATACCCGTCGCCGGGTGCGAGAAATTCAGTATACGGTCGAAGATGTTGCAACGAGGGTTACTGGCTTAGTCATTGCTCAAGGCGAGACAGAAGAAACGATTACTGCTGATGCCTATGTCTGTGCCTGTGATGTCCCAGGAATTCAGCGCCTCCTACCTCAAGCTTGGCGCCAATGGTCTGAGTTCGACAATATATATAAGCTTGATACAGTACCAGTTGCCACAGTTCAGCTCCGATTTGATGGCTGGGTGACAGAATTACAAGATGCTACAGCACGCAAACAGCTGGCTCACGCCGCTGGGATAGATAATTTACTGTATTCAGCGGATGCCGACTTTTCCTGTTTTGCTGACTTAGCTTTAACCAGTCCGGCTGATTACTACCGTGAAGGACAGGGATCGTTGTTGCAGCTAGTTCTGACCCCGGGAGATCCATTTATTAAAGAAAGTAATGAAGCGATCGCCCAACACGTCCTTCAGCAAGTGCATGAGTTGTTCCCTTCTTCGCGAGAGCTGAACATGACTTGGTACAACGTCGTCAAACTTGCCCAGTCTCTCTATCGTGAAGCTCCTGGTATGGACCCTTATCGTCCCCCACAAAAAACTCCAGTCGCTAACTTCTTCCTTGCAGGTAGCTACACGCAGCAGGACTACATCGATAGTATGGAAGGTGCCACTCTTTCTGGACGGCGTGCGGCAAAGGCAATTTTGGAGAATGTCGATAAGATAAATTTCAGAGCAAGTGCAGCAGTGAGTAGGTGA
- the kaiC gene encoding circadian clock protein KaiC, whose protein sequence is MNDINFSVTKNTTLNGGMQKIRTMIEGFDDISHGGLPLGRTTLLSGTSGTGKTLFSIQFLCQGIAHFDEPGVFVTFEESPSDIIKNAFSLGWDLQRLMDQGKLFILDASPDPEGQDVIGNFDLSALIERLQYAIHKYKAKRVAIDSITAIFQQYEAASVVRREIFRLVARLKQIGVTTIITTERTEEYGAVACFGVEEFVSDNVAIVRNVLEGERRRRTIEILKLRGTTHMKGEYPFTITNRGINIFPLGAMRLTQRSSNIRVSSGVKTLDEMCGGGFFKDSIILATGATGTGKTLLVSKFLQNACMNSDRAILFAYEESRAQLSRNACSWGIDFEELERQGLLKIICAYPESAGLEDHLQIIKSEIAEFQPSRIAIDSLSALARGVSNNAFRQFVIGVTGFAKQEEITGFFTNTSDQFMGSNSITDSHISTITDTILMLQYVEIRGEMSRAINVFKMRGSWHDKGIREYNITADGPDIRDSFRNYERIISGSPTRINVDEKAELSRIVKGFQDNTGLDLQQ, encoded by the coding sequence ATGAATGACATTAACTTCTCTGTGACAAAAAACACAACGCTGAATGGAGGCATGCAAAAAATTCGTACGATGATTGAAGGCTTCGATGATATTAGTCATGGTGGTTTACCACTTGGTAGAACTACTTTGTTAAGTGGTACTTCTGGAACGGGCAAAACTTTATTTTCAATTCAGTTTCTCTGCCAAGGAATTGCTCATTTTGATGAGCCTGGCGTATTTGTCACATTTGAAGAATCTCCTAGCGATATTATTAAAAATGCTTTTAGTTTGGGTTGGGATTTGCAACGCTTAATGGATCAAGGAAAATTATTTATTCTGGATGCTTCTCCCGATCCAGAAGGACAAGATGTTATTGGGAATTTTGACCTTTCTGCTCTAATTGAGCGGCTGCAGTACGCTATTCACAAATATAAAGCTAAGCGAGTTGCGATCGATTCAATCACAGCAATATTCCAGCAATACGAAGCTGCTTCAGTTGTGCGACGGGAGATTTTTCGTCTGGTTGCTCGGCTCAAGCAAATTGGTGTTACTACCATTATTACCACCGAACGAACCGAAGAATATGGTGCTGTGGCGTGTTTTGGGGTGGAAGAATTCGTTTCAGATAATGTAGCCATTGTACGTAATGTTTTGGAAGGAGAACGCCGCCGTCGCACGATAGAAATTCTTAAGTTGCGCGGTACAACTCACATGAAAGGGGAGTATCCTTTCACGATCACAAATAGAGGGATAAATATCTTCCCCTTAGGAGCAATGCGGCTGACTCAACGCTCTTCTAATATTCGTGTATCTTCTGGTGTCAAAACACTCGACGAAATGTGTGGCGGCGGTTTCTTTAAGGATTCGATTATTCTGGCAACGGGAGCAACTGGTACTGGCAAGACGTTATTAGTCAGTAAGTTTTTACAAAATGCTTGTATGAACAGCGATCGCGCTATTTTGTTTGCTTACGAAGAATCTCGCGCCCAGCTTTCTCGTAATGCTTGTTCTTGGGGAATTGATTTTGAGGAACTAGAACGCCAAGGTTTGCTGAAAATCATCTGCGCTTATCCAGAATCGGCGGGATTGGAAGATCACTTGCAAATTATTAAGTCAGAAATTGCTGAATTTCAACCATCAAGGATTGCAATTGATTCGCTCTCAGCCTTGGCGCGTGGCGTGAGCAATAATGCTTTTCGACAGTTTGTGATTGGGGTAACGGGTTTTGCCAAGCAAGAAGAAATTACTGGCTTTTTCACCAATACAAGCGATCAATTTATGGGTTCTAATTCGATTACAGACTCCCATATTTCCACAATTACAGACACAATTTTAATGTTGCAATACGTGGAAATTCGCGGTGAAATGTCCAGGGCAATTAACGTCTTTAAAATGCGAGGCTCTTGGCATGATAAAGGAATCCGCGAGTACAATATTACTGCGGATGGTCCTGATATTAGAGATTCTTTCCGCAACTACGAACGGATCATCAGTGGCTCTCCTACCCGGATTAATGTGGATGAAAAAGCTGAATTATCCCGGATTGTTAAGGGCTTTCAGGATAATACAGGTCTGGATTTACAGCAATGA
- a CDS encoding tetratricopeptide repeat protein: protein MMETVDSLFENALERYKAGEEPANLIPVFKQICDRAPKSSAAWACLAWLYLLNDKPTPAYKAAQKAVKLNPQDAQSRVNLAVAMLETGQPGVRQHVDQAMQLIMIDTEMRDEIKQSIADGVSRKPDWKSLERVKSWLFE from the coding sequence ATGATGGAAACAGTTGACTCCCTGTTTGAAAATGCGCTGGAACGTTATAAAGCTGGGGAAGAACCGGCGAATTTGATTCCAGTTTTTAAACAAATCTGCGATCGCGCTCCCAAAAGCAGCGCTGCTTGGGCATGTTTGGCATGGTTATATCTGTTAAATGACAAACCCACCCCAGCTTACAAAGCCGCACAGAAGGCAGTTAAGTTAAATCCCCAAGATGCACAATCAAGGGTTAACTTAGCGGTTGCCATGCTGGAGACTGGTCAACCTGGGGTGCGGCAACACGTCGATCAAGCCATGCAACTGATTATGATAGATACAGAAATGCGGGATGAAATTAAACAAAGTATTGCTGACGGAGTAAGCAGAAAACCAGACTGGAAAAGCTTAGAACGAGTTAAATCTTGGCTGTTTGAATAA
- a CDS encoding SDR family NAD(P)-dependent oxidoreductase, translated as MTQLKDAVVLITGATGGFGQELTRQLLEAESRLILTDLDAGILEQQVAGIQQEISTGEVLACLVADLSTSEGCDLLYKQVQSLNTPVDIQINNAGIAAFGRMDEVPVEQWERLMHINLLAPMRLSSLFVADMIARRSGHIVNISSAAGWVATAGLTHYSTSKFGLRGFSEGLLDEVKPYNVRVTTVYPFFSRTPILQAKRYGALAQVAESIPDYLITDPTVVMRRTIRGIERNQLHVFPDRIAYTAHLLKRFAPWLLDWIKSRLKPRRLSCDTERSPQGSSSVN; from the coding sequence ATGACTCAGCTAAAAGATGCCGTTGTACTGATTACAGGAGCAACGGGTGGTTTTGGACAGGAACTCACCCGACAGTTGCTCGAGGCAGAGAGCCGGCTCATTCTGACGGATCTAGATGCAGGCATACTGGAGCAGCAAGTGGCAGGCATTCAGCAAGAGATCTCGACGGGAGAAGTGCTGGCTTGCCTGGTGGCAGACCTATCTACATCGGAGGGCTGTGACCTGCTCTACAAACAGGTTCAGAGTCTTAACACTCCGGTTGATATTCAGATCAATAATGCCGGGATTGCTGCGTTTGGGCGGATGGACGAAGTACCCGTTGAGCAATGGGAGCGGCTGATGCACATTAATCTCCTGGCTCCCATGCGACTGAGCAGTTTATTTGTTGCCGATATGATTGCTCGGCGATCAGGCCATATTGTCAATATTTCATCGGCGGCGGGTTGGGTAGCCACTGCTGGACTGACGCACTACTCCACCAGCAAGTTTGGTTTACGTGGCTTTAGCGAAGGGCTGCTGGATGAAGTGAAACCCTACAATGTCAGAGTAACAACCGTTTATCCGTTTTTCAGTCGTACCCCCATTCTGCAAGCGAAACGCTATGGCGCTTTGGCACAGGTGGCTGAGAGTATCCCCGATTACTTAATTACGGATCCGACTGTGGTGATGCGTCGCACCATCCGGGGCATTGAACGCAATCAACTCCATGTCTTCCCTGATCGCATTGCGTATACTGCCCATCTACTTAAACGTTTTGCTCCCTGGCTTCTAGACTGGATAAAGAGCAGGCTTAAGCCGAGGAGATTAAGTTGTGATACAGAGCGATCGCCCCAGGGTAGTTCCTCAGTTAATTGA
- a CDS encoding SRPBCC family protein: MADWLEHSVQIEVDAPIDLVWKLWSDLEQMPRWMKWISSVKVLEENPDLSRWKLNTGGLEFSWLSRIIKVVPHQIIEWESVDGLPNRGGIRFYDRKDSSIVKLTIAYAIPGILGKIMDNLFLGRAVESTLKADLERFRDYALKIK; the protein is encoded by the coding sequence ATGGCTGATTGGTTAGAGCATAGTGTGCAAATTGAGGTAGATGCTCCGATTGACCTAGTGTGGAAGCTGTGGTCTGACTTAGAGCAAATGCCCCGTTGGATGAAGTGGATTTCATCAGTCAAAGTTCTGGAAGAAAACCCCGATCTATCACGCTGGAAACTCAATACTGGGGGATTGGAATTCAGCTGGCTTTCTCGCATTATCAAGGTAGTGCCGCATCAGATTATTGAATGGGAATCTGTTGATGGCTTACCCAATCGGGGAGGCATTCGTTTTTATGACCGGAAGGACAGCAGCATTGTTAAACTCACCATTGCCTATGCTATCCCTGGTATCCTTGGCAAAATCATGGATAACCTATTCCTAGGTCGAGCTGTCGAATCTACTCTTAAGGCTGACTTAGAACGCTTCCGCGACTACGCCTTGAAAATCAAATGA